A single region of the Biomaibacter acetigenes genome encodes:
- the mutL gene encoding DNA mismatch repair endonuclease MutL, translating to MGKILILDDSVSSKIAAGEVIERPVSVVKELVENSIDAGSKHIIIEIEKGGKKLIKVTDDGEGISKDDVRPAFERHATSKIHKLDDIFNIKTLGFRGEALPSIACVSEVVVLTKTSTEPLGTRCEIRGGTMEKIEEAPAREGCCIEIRNLFYNTPARLKFLGSETQEISHIVDLVMRLSIGNPYISFRLVSDGKEILYTSGNGDYNEVIARVYGKDVARQIIQIKKSFSSGNIFGFISTPQFNRGNRTGETFFVNRRLIKDKGLSFTLERAYKTLLPTSRFPIAMVMIDIDSSQIDINVHPAKLEIKFQKKMKFIKHYLKLFYRALKQRYLCRRKSSTKPLRTLTVWKNPDRKF from the coding sequence ATGGGGAAAATACTGATTCTTGATGACAGCGTCTCTTCAAAAATAGCTGCCGGTGAAGTTATAGAAAGGCCTGTTTCGGTGGTGAAAGAACTGGTGGAAAATTCCATAGATGCCGGCAGCAAGCATATAATCATCGAAATAGAAAAGGGCGGCAAAAAGTTAATTAAAGTGACGGACGACGGTGAAGGAATATCTAAAGATGATGTGAGGCCAGCTTTTGAGCGCCATGCTACCAGTAAAATCCATAAGCTCGATGATATTTTTAATATAAAGACCCTGGGATTTCGAGGAGAAGCCCTGCCAAGTATAGCCTGTGTATCGGAAGTGGTGGTTTTGACAAAAACGTCTACAGAGCCTTTGGGCACAAGATGTGAAATTCGGGGCGGAACCATGGAAAAAATTGAGGAAGCGCCGGCCAGGGAGGGATGTTGTATTGAGATAAGAAATTTATTTTATAACACACCTGCCAGATTGAAATTCCTTGGTAGCGAAACTCAGGAAATTTCGCATATCGTGGATTTAGTTATGAGGCTTTCCATCGGGAATCCGTATATTTCTTTCCGCCTTGTGAGCGATGGAAAGGAAATCTTATATACCAGCGGCAATGGAGATTATAATGAAGTAATTGCCAGGGTATACGGTAAGGATGTTGCAAGGCAAATAATACAAATAAAAAAATCATTTTCATCCGGTAACATATTTGGCTTCATATCCACTCCGCAATTTAACAGGGGAAACCGCACCGGCGAAACATTTTTTGTCAACCGGCGGTTAATAAAGGATAAGGGGTTGTCTTTTACCCTGGAAAGAGCGTATAAGACACTTCTTCCCACAAGCCGCTTTCCCATAGCCATGGTTATGATAGACATAGATAGTTCACAGATAGATATAAATGTACATCCTGCAAAGCTGGAGATAAAATTTCAAAAGAAAATGAAGTTCATAAAGCACTATTTGAAGCTGTTTTACAGAGCCTTAAAACAAAGATACTTGTGCCGCAGGAAAAGTTCGACAAAGCCCCTGAGGACATTGACAGTATGGAAAAATCCAGACCGCAAGTTTTAG
- the miaA gene encoding tRNA (adenosine(37)-N6)-dimethylallyltransferase MiaA, with the protein MQKKPLLVIVGPTAVGKTEIAIEVAKKLNAEIISADSMQIYRYMDIGTAKPSRAEQKGIKHHMIDIINPDQEFSVADFQAMAKQCIEDIVGRHKIPLLSGGTGLYVNAVCYNYTFSEFEKDEVLREQLKNQALKYGNEFLYGKLEKLDPDAARKIHPNNLRRIIRALEVCIKTGSTFSSYEEKTKRQRGLYDLFMFGLTRPRDELYRRINERVQHMINSGLVEEIKKLLDMGYSRNLNSMQGLGYRQILDYLDGKITLEEAIFLISRDTRHYAKRQYTWFLRDKNIVWMDVSREGMKKVVENIIKAVEGKLKNS; encoded by the coding sequence ATGCAAAAAAAACCTTTGCTGGTCATCGTGGGTCCAACGGCAGTGGGGAAGACTGAAATAGCCATTGAAGTGGCAAAAAAACTAAATGCTGAAATAATTTCAGCGGATTCCATGCAAATCTATAGGTACATGGATATCGGGACCGCCAAGCCCTCCCGGGCGGAACAAAAAGGAATAAAGCATCACATGATCGATATTATAAATCCCGACCAGGAGTTCAGCGTAGCCGATTTTCAGGCCATGGCCAAGCAATGTATAGAAGATATTGTTGGCCGTCATAAGATACCATTACTATCGGGGGGAACGGGGCTTTATGTAAACGCTGTATGTTATAATTACACCTTTTCTGAATTTGAAAAAGATGAAGTTCTAAGGGAACAATTAAAAAATCAAGCCCTTAAATACGGCAACGAGTTCCTGTACGGTAAGTTGGAAAAACTGGATCCGGATGCCGCCAGGAAAATTCACCCCAATAACCTCAGAAGGATTATAAGGGCTCTGGAAGTTTGTATCAAGACAGGAAGCACCTTTTCCTCATATGAGGAAAAAACAAAAAGGCAGAGGGGTTTATATGATTTATTCATGTTCGGTCTGACCAGGCCCAGGGACGAGCTTTACCGACGCATCAATGAGAGAGTTCAGCACATGATAAATAGCGGTCTGGTGGAAGAAATAAAAAAACTTCTGGATATGGGATACTCAAGGAACTTGAATTCCATGCAAGGCCTGGGATATAGACAGATTTTGGATTACCTGGACGGTAAAATTACTCTTGAAGAAGCCATATTTCTCATTTCCAGGGATACCCGCCATTATGCCAAAAGGCAGTATACCTGGTTTTTGAGGGATAAAAATATCGTGTGGATGGATGTTTCCAGGGAAGGAATGAAAAAAGTTGTAGAAAATATTATTAAAGCGGTAGAAGGAAAATTAAAAAA